AGACGTTCGAGGCTGCGCTCTACAAGCCGGTCGGCGGCGTGTCGCTCGAGGGCAGGCTCGAACTCTTTCCATCGCGACTGACGACCGTCACCTTGGGCGCGCGTCGCTCGATCGAGATTACCAGTCTGGGCATCAGTGGCGCCTATTGGGACAACCGTGTCAGCACGCGAGTCGATCGGGAGGTCTGGCGCGGCATTCTGGTGAACGCGACCGGTGAATATTCTCGACAGAATTATGTCCGTACCGGACAGAATGCGAATGCGTACCGGCTCGGCGCTGGCGCACGGTATTTGTCCTCGCGCAAGGTGGTGCTCGATGGTTCGCTCAGTTACAGCAATCGCAGCGCAACATCGGGCGTACTTGGCAGCGGTTACGACGAAGTACGGGGCGAGGTGGGGTTGACGTTCCGGATCTAATACTTTCCCGGGACAGAACGCTTCTAGCAGGATAACAGGACGCTTATGGAAGTCAGACAGGAAGCCGGTGAGTCCGAAGCGCAGCTTGCGGATATCATCCAGATGGTCCGCGACACCGTCATGCGTCGGTGGCTGCTGCTGCTTGTCGTGTTCGCGGCGGTGGCGGTGCTGGGGATCGTCGCGGTACAGTTCCTGCCGGTCTCCTACACCTCGACGGCGAAGGTGCGAATCGATCCGTCGCTCAACCCGCTCGCCACCAAATCGGCGGACGGCAAGGCCGAACTGACCCCGGAAGCGATCGACACCGAGGTCGCCTCGGTGCAATCGCCGACGATCGCGCGCGCGATCGTGCGGCAGTTCCACCTCGATCGCGATCCCGAATTCGCCAAGGCCTTGCAGGGGGGCGGACCTGGTCTTACGACGGCGTCCGATCGCGAGAGCGTGCTTGCCGCCGCGCTCCTCAAGAAGCTGAACGTTTCCCGCGAAAAGCTGACCTACATCCTCGACATCAGCTTCACCTCGGCCGATCCGATCAAGGCCGCCAAGTTCGCCAACGCGTTCGCGCAGGGCTATATCGACGCCAAGACCGGCAACAAGGCCGGCACCGCCGAACGCCAGTCGCAATGGTTTGAGCGTCGGCTGAAGGAACTGGCCGACGATGCGCGCAATGCCGACGCGCAAGTCGCCGATTACCGCGCTAAGGCGGGGATCGTCGAAAGCGACGGCGGTGGCGCGAACGGCAGTACGATCGTCGACCAGCAGATCACCCCGCTCGCCGGCTCGCTCGCTCAGGCGCAAGCCGATGCGGCGGCGGCACGGTCCGATCTCGATGCCGCGCGCACGCAGATGGCGCATGGCAGTCGCGACTCGGTCGGTGTCGTGCTCAATTCGGCGACGGTGCAGGCATTGCGCAGCCAGCGTTCCGACATCGTGCGCAACCTCGGCGAAATCCAGGTTCGTTACGGCGAGAAGCACCCCGAGACGCTGCGCGTGCGCGACCAACTTGCCGCAGTCGATGCGCAGCTTCAGAACGAGACGCGGCGTGTGATCTCCGCGCTGACCGCCACCGCCGCGTCCACGCAAGCACGCGTCGCGAGTTTGCGTGAGTCGATGGGGCAGCTCGAAACGCGGCGTGCCGGCGATACCCGCAACGCGGTGATCGCCGAAGGTCTCGAGCGCGAGGCGACCGCCAAGCGTGCGCTCTATGATCGCATGTCGCAGATGGCGCTCGACAGCATGCAGGCGGCGCGTGTGTCGCTGGCGCAGGCGCAGATCGTCGAGGTCGCGCAGGCGCCGTCACGGCCAACCAGCCCGAACAAGCCGCTCTTCTATGTCGCCGCTTTGGTGCTCGGTCTGATCGCCGGCGGTGCCACGATCGCGGTGCAGGAACTGATGTCGGGCACCTTGCGCTCGGCGGAAGACGCCGACCGCACGCTCGGCCTGACGATGCTCGCGGCGATCCCCAAGGTCGCCAAGGGCGTCAACCCGGCCGATCTGCTCATCACCGAGCCGACCTCGTTCTTCTCGGAATCGCTGCGCATCGTCCGCGCCGCGGTGCTGGGCGTGCGCGGCCAGGCCGCGCCCAAGGTGATCGCGCTCACCTCGGCGCTGCCGAGCGAAGGCAAGAGCACCACCGCGCTCGCGTTCGCGCGCACGCTCGCGATCGCGAACGCCAAGACCCTGCTGATCGAGTGCGACGTTCGTCGCGCGGTCATGCAGCGCATGGTCAAGGGCGCGCCGCCGCGCGTCGGTCTGGTCGAAGTGATCCACGGCGACGCGCAACTCGACGAGGCGATCCTGCCGGGTGACGTGCCGGGGCTCGACCAGTTGCTCGTCGTGTCGCGCTATTTCAGCTCGGAGGATCTGTTCGGCGGCGGCGC
This genomic stretch from Sphingomonas panacis harbors:
- a CDS encoding GumC family protein, with the translated sequence MEVRQEAGESEAQLADIIQMVRDTVMRRWLLLLVVFAAVAVLGIVAVQFLPVSYTSTAKVRIDPSLNPLATKSADGKAELTPEAIDTEVASVQSPTIARAIVRQFHLDRDPEFAKALQGGGPGLTTASDRESVLAAALLKKLNVSREKLTYILDISFTSADPIKAAKFANAFAQGYIDAKTGNKAGTAERQSQWFERRLKELADDARNADAQVADYRAKAGIVESDGGGANGSTIVDQQITPLAGSLAQAQADAAAARSDLDAARTQMAHGSRDSVGVVLNSATVQALRSQRSDIVRNLGEIQVRYGEKHPETLRVRDQLAAVDAQLQNETRRVISALTATAASTQARVASLRESMGQLETRRAGDTRNAVIAEGLEREATAKRALYDRMSQMALDSMQAARVSLAQAQIVEVAQAPSRPTSPNKPLFYVAALVLGLIAGGATIAVQELMSGTLRSAEDADRTLGLTMLAAIPKVAKGVNPADLLITEPTSFFSESLRIVRAAVLGVRGQAAPKVIALTSALPSEGKSTTALAFARTLAIANAKTLLIECDVRRAVMQRMVKGAPPRVGLVEVIHGDAQLDEAILPGDVPGLDQLLVVSRYFSSEDLFGGGAMENLLNTLRGRYDHIVLDLPPLMGLADGRFLAVLADATIMVVKWDETPASAASSAVNWLRADGSNPIGMVYSMVGQGAESVGGLYYYSRKYAEYYRSA